In Phoenix dactylifera cultivar Barhee BC4 unplaced genomic scaffold, palm_55x_up_171113_PBpolish2nd_filt_p 000715F, whole genome shotgun sequence, a single window of DNA contains:
- the LOC120103819 gene encoding FCS-Like Zinc finger 5-like isoform X2, whose amino-acid sequence MAGLSVLLEAQKNLPRNTQILSKTSILRNFSLSSIPPPIPPPSPSSFPTSPFLEFCYLCRKRLEEGKDIYMYRAFCSVECRCKQIFMDEESGRRDNCSLAAAAAAAASTAIERGGAAAARHRGRVAEKGPAVAGSFAY is encoded by the exons ATGGCAGGTTTGAGCGTTCTTTTGGAAGCCCAGAAGAACCTCCCTAGAAACACCCAAATCCTCAGCAAGACCTCCATCCTTAGAaacttttctctctcctccatTCCTCCTCCCatcccccctccctccccttcctccttccccacAAGCCCTTTCCTGGAATTCTGCTACCTCTGCCGCAAAAGACTCGAAGAAGGGAAGGACATCTACATGTATAG GGCGTTTTGTAGCGTGGAGTGCCGGTGCAAGCAGATATTCATGGACGAGGAGAGCGGGAGGAGGGACAACTGctccctcgccgccgccgccgccgccgccgcctccaccgCCATCGAGAGAGGCGGAGCGGCGGCGGCGCGTCACCGGGGGCGGGTGGCCGAGAAGGGGCCGGCGGTGGCCGGCAGCTTCGCGTACTGA
- the LOC120103819 gene encoding FCS-Like Zinc finger 5-like isoform X1: protein MAGLSVLLEAQKNLPRNTQILSKTSILRNFSLSSIPPPIPPPSPSSFPTSPFLEFCYLCRKRLEEGKDIYMYRGDRAFCSVECRCKQIFMDEESGRRDNCSLAAAAAAAASTAIERGGAAAARHRGRVAEKGPAVAGSFAY from the exons ATGGCAGGTTTGAGCGTTCTTTTGGAAGCCCAGAAGAACCTCCCTAGAAACACCCAAATCCTCAGCAAGACCTCCATCCTTAGAaacttttctctctcctccatTCCTCCTCCCatcccccctccctccccttcctccttccccacAAGCCCTTTCCTGGAATTCTGCTACCTCTGCCGCAAAAGACTCGAAGAAGGGAAGGACATCTACATGTATAG AGGTGACAGGGCGTTTTGTAGCGTGGAGTGCCGGTGCAAGCAGATATTCATGGACGAGGAGAGCGGGAGGAGGGACAACTGctccctcgccgccgccgccgccgccgccgcctccaccgCCATCGAGAGAGGCGGAGCGGCGGCGGCGCGTCACCGGGGGCGGGTGGCCGAGAAGGGGCCGGCGGTGGCCGGCAGCTTCGCGTACTGA
- the LOC103721694 gene encoding uncharacterized protein LOC103721694, which yields MRAKYGVLVPGVRATRYHSPVWREMCARAMLVLQEIRWAIGDGRSIDVLEDSWVTAQPLSRLPTLVDSGRLAGHTVSDLMSSEEGRWREEMIREVFGAHLAEMVLALPVPMRGETDRLVWAPTGRTQVRARDLQALFRGEPARQIEGGWIWRMRTHPRVALFFWKVAWGCLPTRSVLVRRGMRILQCCEVCTVSEETIGHVLLQCPKAREIWRRSPVPLPLSVVSVQDLLQLVRDSFRQPSSVEVGVLRAYLAYHIWLDRNAVLFEGRRSSPRLVVVRAVLQAREVISCAATGSLGTAGDIWGTRFAITAPSVAADGRSGGVGFVIRDHHGSLVAAGGRHVPGLTVVGAELRAAWEGITYTRRVLGAERVHIEGDSSTVIEWIRCADRYGDGHPLICDIRKLVAELGEHQAAHAFREANRAADWVASYVARHSGEFLWTSIAELPHPLYSLLSFDLAGCIQVRAI from the exons ATGAGGGCGAAGTATGGGGTGTTGGTGCCTGGAGTGAGAGCCACTCGCTATCATTCTCCGGTTTGGAGAGAGATGTGCGCCAGGGCTATGTTGGTCCTTCAGGAGATCAGATGGGCTATTGGCGATGGTCGCTCTATTGATGTGTTGGAGGATAGTTGGGTGACTGCACAGCCGCTCAGTCGTCTGCCGACCTTGGTGGACTCGGGACGATTGGCGGGCCACACAGTTAGTGACCTGATGAGCTCAGAGGAGGGCCgatggagggaggagatgaTTAGGGAGGTCTTTGGGGCGCACTTGGCGGAGATGGTTCTTGCCCTCCCGGTGCCGATGCGAGGGGAGACTGACAGGTTGGTGTGGGCGCCGACGGGGCGAACGCAGGTGCGCGCTAGGGATCTACAGGCTTTGTTCAGGGGGGAGCCAGCTCGGCAGATAGAGGGAgggtggatttggaggatgcggacCCATCCGCGAGTGGCGCTCTTTttttggaaggtggcctggggctgCCTTCCAACTAGGAGTGTGCTAGTCCGGCGGGGCATGCGGATCTTGCAGTGCTGCGAGGTGTGCACGGTCAGTGAGGAGACTATTGGGCACGTTCTTCTGCAGTGTCCCAAGGCTAGGGAGATTTGGAGGAGGTCTCCTGTTCCTCTTCCCCTGTCGGTTGTGTCGGTACAGGATCTGCTGCAGTTGGTGAGAGACTCTTTCCGGCAGCCTAGTTCTGTTGAGGTAGGGGTTCTCAGAGCATACCTGGCCTATCAcatttggttggacaggaatgcgGTTTTGTTTGAGGGCAGGAGGTCCTCGCCGAGGTTGGTGGTGGTTAGAGCAGTGCTTCAGGCTAGAGAGGTGATCTCATGCGCTGCTACGGGTTCTCTTGGGACGGCCGGGGACATCTGGGGCACTCGTTTCGCTATTACAGCGCCCAG CGTGGCGgcagatgggaggtctggaggggttggttttgtgatcagagaccatcATGGCAGCTTGGTTGCAGCAGGGGGCCGTCATGTACCAGGTCTTACTGTAGTTGGGGCAGAGCTTCGAGCTGCCTGGGAGGGGATTACCTATACGAGACGGGTGCTCGGTGCTGAGCGGGTGCACATTGAGGGAGACTCATCGACGGTGATCGAGTGGATTCGGTGTGCTGACCGGTATGGGGATGGCCACCCACTCATTTGCGATATTCGCAAGCTGGTTGCTGAGCTAGGCGAGCATCAGGCTGCACATGCttttcgggaggcgaacagggctgcagactgggtcgcctcctatgtTGCTCGACATTCCGGGGAGTTCTTGTGGACATCCATAGCAGAGCTCCCGCACCctttgtactctttactttcttttgacttgGCAGGATGTATTCaggttagagctatatga
- the LOC120106974 gene encoding 60S ribosomal protein L18-2-like — translation MGIDLVAGGRSKKARRTAPKSDDVYLKLLVKLYRFLVRRTGSKFNAVILKRLFMSKINRPPISLKRLIRFMEGKEDKIVVIVGTVTDDKRVYEVPAMKVTALRFTETARARILNAGGECLTFDQLALRAPLGQNTVLLRGPKNAREAVKHFGLAPGVPHSHTKPYVRSKGRKFERARGRRNSRGFRV, via the exons ATG GGTATTGATCTCGTCGCTGGCGGCCGGAGCAAGAAGGCCAGGCGCACCGCGCCCAAATCCGACGATGTCTACCTCAAGCTCCTCGTCAAG CTCTACCGGTTTTTGGTGCGGAGGACCGGGAGCAAGTTCAATGCCGTGATCCTCAAACGGCTTTTTATGAGCAAAATCAACAGGCCCCCGATCTCCCTCAAGAGGCTCATAAGATTCATGGAAGGAAAG GAGGACAAGATTGTGGTCATAGTGGGGACTGTGACAGATGATAAGAGGGTGTATGAGGTCCCGGCAATGAAGGTGACGGCTCTGAGGTTCACGGAGACGGCGAGGGCTAGAATTCTGAATGCTGGTGGAGAGTGCTTGACCTTTGACCAGCTCGCTCTCCGTGCTCCCCTTGGGCAGAACACG GTTCTCTTGAGGGGTCCGAAGAATGCCAGGGAAGCTGTGAAACACTTTGGCCTGGCCCCTGGTGTGCCACACAGCCACACAAAGCCTTATGTCCGTTCCAAGGGAAGGAAATTTGAGAGGgccagaggaagaaggaacagcAGGGGATTTAGGGTTTGA
- the LOC103721684 gene encoding probable acylpyruvase FAHD1, mitochondrial isoform X2, which translates to MAAAAAAAAASQKLLSIGTKIVGVGRNYAAHAKELCNAVPKAPVLFLKPTSSYLQNGGTIEIPHPLESLDHEVELAVVIGKKARDVAESTAMDYVGGYALALDMTAREIQSSAKLPKSTVMDPDNLELWLKVDDELRQKGSTKDMIFKIPFLISHISSIMTLMEGDVILTGTPQGVGPVRAEQKITAGITGLIDVHFDVQRRRIPFSG; encoded by the exons atggcggcggcggcggcggcggctgcggCATCTCAGAAGCTCCTCAGCATCGGGACTAAGATCGTCGGCGTCGGCCGCAACTACGCCGCCCACGCAAAGGAACTCTGCAACGCCGTCCCCAag GCGCCGGTGTTGTTCTTGAAGCCCACCTCGTCCTACCTCCAGAATGGAGGGACCATCGAGATCCCGCACCCACTGGAATCGCTCGATCATGAGGTGGAGCTGGCCGTCGTCATCGGGAAGAAAGCTCGCGACGTTGCGGAGTCCACCGCCATGGACTACGTTGGAG GCTATGCACTTGCTTTGGATATGACTGCCAGAGAAATCCAATCTTCTGCAAAG CTGCCCAAGTCAACTGTGATGGATCCTGACAATCTGGAGTTATGGTTAAAG GTAGATGATGAACTTAGGCAGAAAGGCTCAACTAAAGATATGATCTTCAAGATTCCATTTCTCATCAGTCATATCAGTTCAATTATGACACTTATGGAAGGAGATGTGATTTTAACTG GTACTCCTCAGGGCGTCGGCCCCGTTAGAGCAGAGCAAAAGATTACGGCTGGAATAACAGGTCTAATAGATGTCCACTTTGATGTCCAGAGGCGCCGAATACCATTCAGTGGTTGA
- the LOC103721684 gene encoding probable acylpyruvase FAHD1, mitochondrial isoform X1, with the protein MAAAAAAAAASQKLLSIGTKIVGVGRNYAAHAKELCNAVPKAPVLFLKPTSSYLQNGGTIEIPHPLESLDHEVELAVVIGKKARDVAESTAMDYVGGYALALDMTAREIQSSAKSAGLPWTVAKGQDTFTPISAVLPKSTVMDPDNLELWLKVDDELRQKGSTKDMIFKIPFLISHISSIMTLMEGDVILTGTPQGVGPVRAEQKITAGITGLIDVHFDVQRRRIPFSG; encoded by the exons atggcggcggcggcggcggcggctgcggCATCTCAGAAGCTCCTCAGCATCGGGACTAAGATCGTCGGCGTCGGCCGCAACTACGCCGCCCACGCAAAGGAACTCTGCAACGCCGTCCCCAag GCGCCGGTGTTGTTCTTGAAGCCCACCTCGTCCTACCTCCAGAATGGAGGGACCATCGAGATCCCGCACCCACTGGAATCGCTCGATCATGAGGTGGAGCTGGCCGTCGTCATCGGGAAGAAAGCTCGCGACGTTGCGGAGTCCACCGCCATGGACTACGTTGGAG GCTATGCACTTGCTTTGGATATGACTGCCAGAGAAATCCAATCTTCTGCAAAG TCAGCAGGTCTCCCATGGACAGTGGCCAAAGGGCAGGACACGTTCACTCCAATCAGTGCAGTT CTGCCCAAGTCAACTGTGATGGATCCTGACAATCTGGAGTTATGGTTAAAG GTAGATGATGAACTTAGGCAGAAAGGCTCAACTAAAGATATGATCTTCAAGATTCCATTTCTCATCAGTCATATCAGTTCAATTATGACACTTATGGAAGGAGATGTGATTTTAACTG GTACTCCTCAGGGCGTCGGCCCCGTTAGAGCAGAGCAAAAGATTACGGCTGGAATAACAGGTCTAATAGATGTCCACTTTGATGTCCAGAGGCGCCGAATACCATTCAGTGGTTGA